One window from the genome of Acuticoccus sp. I52.16.1 encodes:
- a CDS encoding ABC transporter ATP-binding protein, whose protein sequence is MSRLDIQGLHKFYGSMEALKGIDLTVPEGEFCVFVGPSGCGKSTLLRTIAGLEEVSKGTIAIDGEVVNDLRPRDRNIAMVFQNYALYPYLSVFENIAFGLRARKAPDAEVKWRVGEAAEMLGISQLLARQPRQLSGGQRQRVAIGRAVVRDARLFLFDEPLSNLDAQLRDGMRAEIKRLHGEIGKTTIYVTHDQIEAMTLADRIVLLRDGRIEQQGPPLELFERPKTRFVAGFLGSPQMNFLPVTLEGDAIRLADGQILPCPPQANGATGAMVLGIRPEHLSRAGEAAPAPGKGQINALIDLVQPTGTRTYTQFRIGDVEVTAELPAHTVERPGAQLPLTIDMARTTLFDADGRALGAPQ, encoded by the coding sequence ATGTCGCGTCTCGACATCCAGGGCCTGCACAAATTCTACGGCTCCATGGAGGCCCTGAAGGGCATCGACCTCACCGTGCCGGAGGGGGAGTTCTGCGTCTTCGTCGGCCCGTCCGGCTGCGGCAAGTCCACGTTGCTGCGCACCATCGCGGGCCTCGAGGAGGTCTCGAAGGGGACGATCGCCATCGACGGCGAGGTGGTGAACGACCTGCGCCCGCGCGACCGCAACATCGCGATGGTGTTCCAGAACTACGCGCTCTACCCCTACCTCTCGGTGTTCGAGAACATCGCCTTCGGCCTGCGCGCCCGCAAGGCGCCGGATGCGGAGGTGAAATGGCGCGTCGGCGAGGCGGCGGAAATGCTCGGCATCTCCCAGCTTCTGGCCCGCCAGCCGCGCCAGCTCTCCGGCGGGCAGCGGCAGCGCGTCGCCATCGGCCGCGCGGTGGTGCGCGACGCCCGGCTCTTCCTCTTCGACGAGCCGCTTTCCAACCTCGACGCGCAGCTCCGCGACGGGATGCGCGCCGAGATCAAGCGTCTGCACGGCGAGATCGGCAAGACCACGATCTACGTCACGCACGACCAGATCGAGGCGATGACGCTGGCCGACCGGATCGTCCTCCTGCGCGACGGCCGGATCGAGCAGCAGGGGCCGCCGCTGGAGCTGTTCGAGCGCCCGAAGACGCGCTTCGTCGCCGGCTTCCTCGGCTCGCCGCAGATGAATTTCCTGCCCGTGACGCTGGAGGGGGACGCGATCCGGCTCGCCGACGGACAGATCCTGCCGTGCCCGCCCCAGGCGAACGGCGCGACCGGGGCGATGGTGCTGGGCATCCGTCCCGAGCACCTGTCGCGGGCCGGCGAGGCGGCTCCGGCGCCCGGCAAGGGGCAGATCAACGCCCTCATCGACCTCGTCCAGCCCACCGGTACCCGCACCTACACCCAGTTCCGCATCGGTGACGTGGAAGTCACGGCCGAGCTGCCCGCCCACACGGTGGAGCGGCCGGGCGCGCAACTCCCGCTGACGATCGACATGGCCCGCACCACCCTGTTCGACGCCGATGGCCGCGCGCTAGGAGCCCCGCAATGA
- a CDS encoding MaoC family dehydratase codes for MAGVYFDELTVGQVFQHPLRRTITEADNVFFTALTHNPALLHLDEEYCRTETEFGQRIVNSCFTLGLMVGISVGDTTLGTAIANLGWDEVRFPKPLFHGDTIRVETEVVDLRESKSRPNAGIVTFLHRAFNQKGELVASCKRSGLQRKRPAA; via the coding sequence ATGGCTGGCGTTTATTTCGACGAGCTGACGGTGGGGCAGGTGTTCCAGCACCCGCTGCGCCGCACGATCACCGAGGCGGACAACGTCTTCTTCACCGCGCTGACGCACAACCCCGCGCTTCTGCACCTCGACGAGGAATATTGCCGGACCGAGACCGAGTTCGGCCAGCGCATCGTCAACTCGTGCTTCACCTTGGGGCTGATGGTGGGCATCTCGGTCGGCGACACGACCCTGGGAACGGCGATCGCCAACCTCGGCTGGGACGAGGTGCGCTTCCCCAAGCCGCTCTTCCACGGCGACACGATCCGGGTCGAGACCGAGGTTGTGGACCTGCGCGAGAGCAAGTCGCGCCCCAACGCGGGGATCGTCACCTTCCTGCACCGCGCCTTCAACCAGAAGGGCGAGCTGGTCGCCTCGTGCAAGCGCTCGGGCCTGCAACGCAAGCGCCCGGCGGCGTAG
- a CDS encoding glutathione S-transferase N-terminal domain-containing protein, translating into MTKPIDLYYWPTPNGFKVSIYLEEVGAPYDTIYVNIGAGDQFKPDFLAISPNNRMPAIVDHDGPGGKEISVFESGAILLYLGRKFGRFYPTDERQRVEVEEWLMWQMGGFGPMLGQNHHFNTYAPEDLPYAKKRYTDETHRLYGVLNKRLQGREFIAGDYSIADMACVGWANGWERQKMDIAEFPNVERWLAAVKARPAVQRGMALGQHERAKMNLATDKDAQKMLFGQRAR; encoded by the coding sequence ATGACCAAACCCATCGACCTGTACTACTGGCCGACCCCGAACGGCTTCAAAGTCTCGATCTACCTCGAGGAGGTGGGCGCGCCCTACGACACGATCTACGTGAACATCGGCGCCGGCGATCAGTTCAAGCCCGACTTCCTGGCGATTTCGCCCAACAACCGCATGCCCGCCATCGTCGACCACGACGGGCCCGGCGGCAAGGAGATCTCGGTCTTCGAGTCCGGCGCGATCCTCCTCTACCTCGGCCGCAAATTCGGCCGGTTCTACCCGACCGACGAACGCCAGCGCGTCGAGGTCGAGGAGTGGCTGATGTGGCAGATGGGCGGGTTCGGTCCGATGCTCGGCCAGAACCATCACTTCAACACCTACGCGCCGGAAGACCTGCCCTACGCCAAGAAGCGCTACACCGACGAGACGCACCGCCTCTACGGCGTCCTCAACAAGCGCCTCCAGGGGCGCGAGTTCATTGCCGGCGACTACTCCATAGCGGACATGGCCTGCGTCGGCTGGGCCAACGGCTGGGAGCGCCAGAAGATGGACATCGCCGAGTTCCCCAACGTCGAGCGCTGGCTGGCCGCCGTGAAGGCCCGCCCCGCCGTGCAGCGTGGGATGGCGCTCGGCCAGCACGAGCGCGCCAAGATGAACCTCGCGACCGACAAGGATGCGCAGAAGATGCTGTTCGGCCAGCGCGCGCGCTGA
- a CDS encoding 2'-5' RNA ligase family protein: MRDADPIILTLQLDGETTAFFESQRRAHFPAELNRIPAHLTLFHALPGAEERAVVAAVAAAAQRRPFPVAVEGSMPLGRGVAYRLAAPPLIALRAELARRFAPWLTRQDREAFRPHVTVQNKVSPQMARATEAHLSRDFVPFTAVAEGVQLWSYRGGPWAPLGAIAFAGR; encoded by the coding sequence ATGCGTGACGCCGACCCGATCATCCTGACCCTGCAACTCGACGGGGAGACCACCGCCTTCTTCGAGAGTCAGCGCCGCGCCCACTTCCCGGCGGAGTTGAACCGCATCCCCGCCCATCTGACCTTGTTTCACGCCCTCCCCGGCGCAGAGGAACGCGCCGTCGTCGCAGCCGTCGCCGCCGCGGCGCAGCGCCGTCCCTTTCCGGTCGCGGTGGAGGGGTCGATGCCGCTCGGCCGCGGGGTCGCCTACCGCCTCGCCGCACCGCCGCTCATCGCGCTGCGGGCGGAGTTGGCGCGGCGGTTCGCACCCTGGCTCACCCGCCAGGACCGTGAGGCCTTCCGCCCGCACGTCACGGTGCAGAACAAGGTCTCGCCGCAGATGGCGCGCGCGACCGAGGCGCACCTGTCGCGCGACTTCGTCCCCTTCACGGCGGTGGCCGAGGGGGTGCAGCTCTGGTCCTATCGCGGCGGCCCCTGGGCGCCGCTGGGCGCGATCGCCTTCGCGGGGCGCTAG
- the aspS gene encoding aspartate--tRNA ligase, translated as MHRYRSHTCAALRAGDAGTTARLSGWVHRVRDHGGIIFIDLRDHYGITQVVIDPDSSAFKVGETVRSEWVIRIDGEVKQRAPELVNAKLPTGEVEVFAREIEVLSTAPELPLPIFGEPDYPEDIRLKYRFLDLRRETIHNDIVKRSRIISSIRRRMVEQGFTEFQTPILTASSPEGARDFLVPSRLHPGKFYALPQAPQQFKQLCMIAGFDRYFQIAPCFRDEDARADRSPGEFYQLDIEMSFVEQEDVFQAVEPVLRDLFVEFAEGKPVTDEFPRIKFKDAIAKYGSDKPDLRNPIEMADVTEHFDGSGFKVFAGMIASDPKVRVWAIPAPGGGSRTFCDRMNSWAQSEGQKGLGYIFWRTPEGGGETEAAGPIAKNIGPERTESLRKQLGVDAGDAVFFVAGKPDQFYPFAGQARLKLGRDLQELSGGTFMNEDQFAFCWIVDFPMFEWDEENKKVDFSHNPFSMPQGGLEALETKDPLEIDAFQYDIVCNGIELSSGAIRNHKPEIMKKAFAIAGYDEQVLHDKFGGMLSALEYGAPPHGGIAPGIDRIVMLLCGRENLRDVTLFPMNQRAEDLMMSAPSEVTPAQLRELHIRLNLPN; from the coding sequence ATGCACCGCTATCGTTCCCACACGTGCGCCGCCCTTCGCGCCGGAGATGCCGGCACGACCGCGCGCCTGTCCGGATGGGTGCACCGCGTGCGCGACCACGGCGGCATCATCTTCATCGACCTGCGCGACCATTACGGCATCACCCAGGTCGTGATCGACCCGGATTCGTCGGCGTTCAAGGTCGGCGAGACGGTGCGCTCCGAGTGGGTGATCCGCATCGACGGCGAGGTGAAGCAGCGCGCCCCCGAGCTCGTCAACGCCAAACTGCCGACCGGTGAGGTGGAAGTCTTCGCCCGCGAGATCGAGGTGCTGTCGACCGCGCCCGAGCTGCCGCTGCCGATCTTCGGTGAGCCCGACTATCCGGAGGATATCCGCCTCAAGTACCGCTTCCTGGACCTGCGGCGCGAGACCATCCACAACGACATCGTCAAGCGCTCGAGGATCATCTCGTCGATCCGCCGGCGCATGGTCGAGCAGGGCTTCACCGAGTTCCAGACGCCGATCCTGACCGCGTCGTCGCCGGAGGGCGCGCGCGACTTCCTGGTGCCCTCGCGCCTCCATCCGGGCAAGTTCTATGCGCTCCCCCAGGCGCCTCAGCAGTTCAAGCAGCTCTGCATGATCGCCGGGTTCGACCGCTACTTCCAGATCGCGCCCTGCTTCCGCGACGAGGACGCCCGCGCCGACCGCTCGCCGGGCGAGTTCTACCAGCTCGACATCGAGATGAGCTTCGTCGAGCAGGAGGACGTCTTCCAGGCGGTCGAGCCGGTGCTGCGCGACCTCTTCGTCGAGTTCGCCGAAGGCAAGCCCGTCACGGACGAGTTCCCGCGCATCAAGTTCAAGGACGCGATCGCCAAGTACGGCTCGGACAAGCCGGACCTTCGCAACCCGATCGAGATGGCCGACGTCACCGAGCACTTCGACGGCTCGGGCTTCAAGGTGTTCGCGGGCATGATCGCCTCGGACCCGAAGGTGCGGGTGTGGGCGATCCCGGCGCCGGGCGGCGGGTCCCGCACGTTCTGCGACCGGATGAACTCCTGGGCGCAGTCGGAGGGGCAGAAGGGCCTCGGCTACATCTTCTGGCGCACGCCCGAGGGCGGCGGCGAGACGGAGGCGGCCGGCCCCATCGCCAAGAACATCGGCCCGGAGCGCACCGAGAGTCTGCGCAAGCAGCTCGGCGTGGACGCGGGCGACGCGGTGTTCTTCGTCGCCGGCAAGCCGGACCAGTTCTACCCGTTCGCCGGTCAGGCGCGGCTGAAGCTCGGCCGGGACCTGCAGGAGCTGTCCGGCGGCACCTTCATGAACGAGGACCAGTTCGCGTTCTGCTGGATCGTCGACTTCCCGATGTTCGAGTGGGACGAGGAGAACAAGAAGGTCGACTTCTCGCACAACCCGTTCTCCATGCCCCAGGGGGGCCTCGAGGCGCTGGAGACCAAGGACCCGCTCGAGATCGACGCCTTCCAGTACGATATCGTCTGCAACGGCATCGAGCTGTCGTCGGGCGCCATCCGGAACCACAAGCCGGAGATCATGAAGAAGGCGTTCGCCATCGCCGGCTACGACGAGCAGGTGCTGCACGACAAGTTCGGCGGCATGCTCTCGGCGCTGGAGTATGGCGCGCCGCCGCACGGCGGCATCGCGCCGGGGATCGACCGCATCGTCATGCTGCTGTGCGGGCGGGAGAACCTGCGCGACGTGACGCTGTTCCCGATGAACCAGCGCGCCGAAGATCTGATGATGAGCGCCCCGTCCGAAGTGACGCCGGCGCAGCTTCGCGAGCTGCACATCCGCCTTAACCTGCCGAACTGA
- a CDS encoding sodium:proton antiporter, translating into MDTTDLLIVALGVFLYGLFSRWGERGSLTGPMVFCAFGLVCGPAFLDLVDVAVDGGVMHTLAELTLVLVLFTDAARIDVSRLGTEHNVPLRLLGVGLPVTMILGTAAALLLFPAMELWEAAVLGVILSPTDAALGQAVVTNPAVPVRVRQALNVESGLNDGLAFPVLLIVLSLAVEEEAARGLGAWALFVAGQLALGPLAGLAVGVVGSSCVEWAARRGDMNRAFVQISVLSLALLAFGTAEVIGGNGFIAAFVAGVVVGTRSRTLLDAVEDFGETEGQLLNLVVFLLFGAVLVPTLIDTLTAAHVLYAVLSLTLVRMGPVALCLIGTRLTAVTVAFIGWFGPRGLASILYVLIITEGAGEGLAGLSEIVSVAYLTVVLSIVAHGVSASPFAAWYARHIRGREDADAEHNAVLAFPTRSKPRHGAAGAADSSP; encoded by the coding sequence ATGGACACGACCGACCTCCTGATCGTCGCCCTCGGGGTGTTCCTCTACGGCCTGTTCTCGCGCTGGGGTGAGCGCGGGTCGCTCACCGGGCCGATGGTGTTCTGCGCCTTCGGCCTCGTCTGCGGCCCGGCCTTCCTCGACTTGGTCGACGTCGCGGTCGACGGCGGCGTGATGCACACGCTCGCCGAGTTGACGCTGGTGCTCGTTCTCTTCACCGACGCCGCTCGGATCGACGTGTCCCGCCTCGGCACCGAGCACAACGTGCCGCTGCGCCTCTTGGGCGTCGGCTTGCCGGTGACCATGATCCTGGGCACCGCTGCCGCGCTTCTGCTGTTTCCGGCGATGGAGCTGTGGGAGGCCGCCGTTCTGGGCGTCATCCTGTCCCCGACGGACGCCGCCCTCGGCCAGGCAGTGGTGACCAATCCCGCCGTCCCGGTCCGGGTGCGTCAGGCGCTCAACGTCGAGAGTGGGCTCAACGACGGGCTCGCCTTCCCGGTTCTCCTCATCGTCCTCTCGCTGGCGGTGGAGGAAGAGGCCGCGCGGGGGCTGGGGGCGTGGGCGCTGTTCGTCGCCGGCCAGCTGGCGCTGGGGCCGCTGGCGGGGCTCGCGGTCGGCGTCGTCGGCTCCTCGTGCGTCGAATGGGCGGCGCGGCGCGGCGACATGAACCGCGCCTTCGTGCAGATCTCGGTGCTCAGCCTCGCGCTCCTGGCGTTCGGCACGGCGGAGGTGATCGGCGGCAACGGCTTCATCGCCGCCTTCGTCGCCGGCGTGGTGGTCGGCACCCGCTCGCGCACGCTGCTGGACGCGGTAGAGGATTTCGGCGAGACCGAGGGGCAGCTCCTCAATCTCGTCGTCTTCCTCCTCTTCGGCGCCGTGCTGGTGCCGACCTTGATCGACACGCTCACCGCCGCTCATGTCCTCTACGCGGTCCTTTCGCTCACCCTCGTGCGCATGGGCCCGGTGGCGCTGTGTCTGATCGGCACGCGGCTGACGGCGGTCACGGTGGCGTTCATCGGCTGGTTCGGGCCCCGCGGGCTCGCCTCCATCCTTTATGTGCTCATCATCACCGAGGGGGCGGGGGAAGGTCTGGCCGGGCTCTCCGAGATCGTCAGCGTCGCCTATCTGACCGTGGTCCTCTCCATCGTGGCGCATGGGGTGAGCGCGTCGCCGTTCGCCGCGTGGTACGCCCGGCACATCCGCGGCCGTGAAGACGCCGATGCCGAGCACAACGCGGTCCTCGCCTTCCCGACGCGGTCGAAGCCGCGCCACGGGGCCGCGGGCGCGGCCGATTCATCTCCCTGA